ATAATTATCAAAAATTATGTGTTCATAAACCTCATCACTTAAAACTACAATATCCCTGTCATTAATAATTTTATCAAGTTTTAACAAGTCTTGAACGTTTAAAATACTCCCTGTAGGATTATGAGGAGTATTAATTATTATCATTTTTGTTTTGCTGTTAAGGAGTCTTTTTACTAATTCCCAATCAATTTTATATTCAGGAGGTTCCATTTTAACATATTTGGGAACTCCTTTATTCATCAATATTGCTGGCAAATATGAATCGTAAGCAGGTTCAAAAAGAATCACTTCATCCCCTTCCTTTACCACAGAAGAAATAGCTGTGTATAATGCTTGAGTAGCACCTGCTGTAATAACAATCTCAGTTTCAGGATTATATTTTGTTGAATAAAGCTTCTCTATTTTTTCTGCAATTTTTTCCTTTAAACCTATATAACCCGGCATTGGGGCATATTGGTTTCTCCCCTCCTTCATATATTTGTTAACCAACTCAATAAGTTCTGCGGGGCAATTAAAATCAGGAAATCCTTGAGAAAGGTTGATGGCATTTTCTTCTTTTGCCAAAGTTGACATTACTGCAAAAATGCTATCATTAAAACCTCTTAGTTTGGAATTTATCCTTCCGGAAAATTGTACCATAATATATTTTATATATTTAAAAAACCTCTTTTATACTTACGAATTTCTTTAATTTTTATTTTATTCTTTCATCTTAAATAATAATGTGCAAAATTAAAATAGCACTCATATATTCAAATTCTATACCTTATAAATGCAAAATCTTACATTAATATTTTTTTCCAAAAACTGAAATAGCTATATTTATTATTTAAAGTTAAAAATAAAAAAAAGCTAAGTTATATAATTTTTAGACAAAAAAAGCACATCACTACAAAAAAGATGATGTGCTTTCATTTTTTGAAAGAATATGAATTATGAGGACTTATACTAAACCACCATCAAGATACTGAAAATAAAACATTTCTTTTCGCCCTGTTTTTATTCAAAAAATTATTCCGTAGCCATAGCTATGCAAGAATTTTGTGAAGAAAAACAAAACAAAAATAATTTATTTTCTTAATCAGCATCTTAATAGCGGTTTAGTATTATATAAACTTCATACTTCTGCCAACAAAATCAGTCAGTTCTTTTCCTTTCAAAATATTCTTAGAAAGGCGAGCTAAATCATAAAGTTGTTTTGCAATTTGGGTTTTATCGTTCTTCTCTTTTGCATCAACAATCTTTTTTGCAAACTCATGATTTGTGTTAACAACAATATTATATGTTGTTGGCATATCACCCATTCCCATCATACCTCCGCCACCAAGTTTCGACATTTCACTGAAACGTCTCATAAATTCATCCTCAGTAATAACCACAGGAGGTTCATCAGGTGAAAGAGATTCTGTTTTTACAATAACTTTATCATTGTTTATTACCTCTTTATAGATTTCAGTAAGACTTTCCTGAGCTTTTTTCCCAAGTACAGATTCTTTCTTTTCATCTTTATTAATAAGTTGGTCAACAGAACTTGCGTCTATTCGTTTGATTTGAATATTTTCAAGTTTTTGCTCAAGTGTATTTATAAAGTGACTATCTATTACTTCGTTAAATTCTAAAACATTGTAATCTTTTTTCTTTGCTTGCTCTATGTATGAATACTGTTCTTCTTTATCGGATGTATAAAGCCAAATAGTTTTTTTATCTTTATCTTTTTGGTTTACTTCAGTTTTTTTCTTGTATTCATCAAAAGTAAAATAGTTGTCATCAACATCTTTAAAAAGGACAAATTTTTCAGCTTTTTCATAAAATTTTTCATCAGTAAGCATTCCATATTTTACAAAAACACCTATGTCATTCCATTTTTCATTATAATTTTTACGATCATCTTTAAACAACTTTTGTAATTTTTCAGAAACCTTTCTTATGATATAACTGCTTATTTTTTTTACATTTTTATCGGATTGCAAAGCACTTCTTGAAACATTCAAAGGAATATCCGGTGAGTCGATAACTCCATGAAGTAAAGTTAGAAACTCAGG
This sequence is a window from Bacteroidota bacterium. Protein-coding genes within it:
- a CDS encoding methionine aminotransferase — translated: MVQFSGRINSKLRGFNDSIFAVMSTLAKEENAINLSQGFPDFNCPAELIELVNKYMKEGRNQYAPMPGYIGLKEKIAEKIEKLYSTKYNPETEIVITAGATQALYTAISSVVKEGDEVILFEPAYDSYLPAILMNKGVPKYVKMEPPEYKIDWELVKRLLNSKTKMIIINTPHNPTGSILNVQDLLKLDKIINDRDIVVLSDEVYEHIIFDNYEHQSICRFPSLVNKSFVVSSFGKVYHTTGWKMGYVLAPEKLLKEFKKVFQFLMFAAPTPLQYAYADFLDNEKHYLELGDFYQKKRDLFMEGIKSSRFEIIPSSGTYFQCLDYSKITEENDRDFAKRLTKESKIASIPVSSFYHKKDDEKILRFCFAKEEKTLEKAIEILCKI